A single region of the Nicotiana sylvestris chromosome 6, ASM39365v2, whole genome shotgun sequence genome encodes:
- the LOC104244993 gene encoding ETHYLENE INSENSITIVE 3-like 1 protein produces MMMFEEMGFCGDLDFFPAPLKEVEVAAPHTELDGEPAMDDDYSDEDIDVDELEKRVWRDKMKLKRMKEMNQGKEDIDSAKRRQSQEQARRKKMSRAQDGILKYMLKMMEVCKAQGFVYGIIPEKGKPVGGASDNLREWWKDKVRFDRNGPAAIAKYQADHATPGMNEGSNPVGPTPHTLQELQDTTLGSLLSALMQHCDPPQRRFPLEKGVSPPWWPTGEEDWWPQLGLQKEQGPPPYKKPHDLKKAWKVGVLTAVIKHMFPDIAKIRKLVRQSKCLQDKMTAKESATWLAIISQEEALARELYPDRCPPLSSAGASGTFMSNDSSEYDVEGVQEEPNFDVHEQKPNHLSLLNVSLERLKETLPLQQQSHPNKDEMITGLDFTRKRKQSGEQTVTMDQKIYTCEFLQCPYSELCHGFQDRSARDNHQLACPFRKTSQLGISNFHVNEVKPTVFPQQYVQSKSAALSVNPGPGPPSFDLFGVGVPEDGQRMIDELMSFYDSKIHGNKSQNTGNVALTKEQPHQQPRLNQDNYLHSQGMMERNIFKDTNISASHPILPQGNLADQCKVLNSSFDTGSSDNFNFMFGSPFNLQSTNYTGSLPGIGCDNTPKQDIPIWY; encoded by the coding sequence ATGATGATGTTTGAGGAAATGGGGTTTTGTGGAGATCTTGATTTCTTCCCTGCTCCGCTAAAGGAAGTGGAAGTGGCTGCTCCACACACTGAGCTGGACGGGGAGCCGGCGATGGATGATGATTATAGTGATGAGGATATTGATGTGGATGAGCTAGAGAAGAGAGTGTGGAGGGACAAAATGAAGCTGAAAAGGATGAAAGAAATGAATCAGGGGAAGGAAGATATCGATTCTGCAAAACGACGCCAGTCGCAGGAGCAGGCGAGGAGGAAGAAGATGTCAAGGGCACAGGACGGGATCTTGAAGTACATGTTGAAAATGATGGAAGTTTGTAAAGCTCAGGGTTTTGTTTATGGTATCATCCCGGAAAAAGGCAAGCCGGTCGGAGGGGCATCTGATAATCTTAGGGAATGGTGGAAAGATAAAGTGAGGTTCGATCGAAATGGCCCTGCGGCCATAGCCAAATACCAAGCTGATCATGCCACCCCAGGGATGAACGAGGGATCTAATCCAGTTGGTCCTACGCCTCACACCTTGCAAGAGCTTCAAGATACCACCCTTGGTTCGTTATTGTCAGCTCTGATGCAGCACTGTGATCCTCCTCAGAGAAGATTCCCATTGGAGAAAGGTGTTTCGCCCCCGTGGTGGCCTACAGGGGAGGAGGATTGGTGGCCTCAGTTGGGTTTGCAGAAGGAACAAGGTCCTCCGCCTTATAAGAAGCCTCATGATCTGAAGAAAGCGTGGAAGGTTGGTGTCCTCACAGCAGTAATCAAGCACATGTTCCCCGATATTGCTAAAATCCGTAAGCTTGTAAGGCAGTCAAAGTGCTTGCAGGATAAGATGACAGCCAAAGAAAGTGCAACTTGGCTTGCCATCATCAGTCAGGAGGAAGCTTTGGCTCGAGAACTCTATCCTGATCGCTGTCCGCCCTTGTCCTCCGCTGGTGCTAGTGGAACATTCATGTCGAATGACAGCAGTGAGTATGATGTTGAAGGTGTTCAAGAGGAACCCAACTTTGATGTTCATGAGCAAAAACCAAACCATCTCAGCTTGTTGAATGTTAGTCTCGAGAGATTAAAGGAGACGCTGCCTCTGCAGCAACAATCTCATCCAAACAAGGATGAAATGATCACAGGCTTAGACTTCACCCGGAAGAGGAAGCAATCCGGTGAACAGACTGTTACAATGGACCAAAAGATCTATACGTGCGAGTTTCTTCAATGTCCTTACAGTGAACTTTGCCATGGTTTTCAGGACAGATCTGCCAGAGACAATCATCAATTAGCTTGTCCTTTCAGAAAAACTTCCCAATTGGGAATCTCAAACTTTCACGTGAACGAGGTCAAGCCAACTGTCTTCCCTCAACAATATGTCCAATCAAAGTCAGCTGCTCTGTCTGTCAATCCTGGACCAGGTCCACCTTCCTTTGATCTATTTGGAGTAGGAGTTCCTGAAGATGGGCAAAGGATGATTGATGAGCTAATGTCATTCTATGACAGTAAAATACATGGAAACAAAAGCCAAAATACGGGAAATGTTGCACTGACCAAAGAGCAGCCTCATCAACAACCTCGTCTCAACCAGGACAATTACCTACACAGCCAAGGGATGATGGAAAGGAATATCTTCAAAGACACAAATATTTCTGCAAGCCACCCTATACTCCCACAAGGCAATCTAGCTGATCAGTGTAAGGTTCTAAATTCATCATTCGATACAGGTTCTAGTGACAACTTCAATTTCATGTTTGGATCTCCGTTCAACTTACAATCCACCAATTATACTGGAAGTCTACCTGGCATTGGATGTGATAACACACCGAAGCAAGATATTCCCATTTGGTACTAG